A region of the Trueperaceae bacterium genome:
CAACGGATTTACAGTCCGTCCCCTTTAGCCACTCGGGCACCTACCCGCAATGCTACCCAAAATGGGCGCCGCCCCATCCTTACTAAATGCCTTCGCATTTGTGAGTTCAACCGAACCGTGGAGCCACCCATCGGAATCGAACCGACAACCTTCCGATTACAAATCGGATGCTCTACCAGTTGAGCTAGGGTGGCGTCGCTTCGCCAGACACTCTATCCCGGGGCTCGGAATCAATGTCCAGTTTGCTAGCCTAGCACGCCCTCTCAAATAGTGTCAACAACCAGTAATATGCCTAATAACGCTGTCCCTGACTGCGTTTAGAGCTCACCAAACTCTGCAATTTGGTTCTTTATCTAATCCAGAGAACTCGGACACTAAGCATCAGGTGCTAAACTAAAGCCTATAACTCGTAGAGCCACGGAGGTTTCAAATGCGTATTGGGCCGTTAGGAATTTGGGAGCTACTTATTATTTTAGTGGTGGTTCTGCTTATTTTCGGTCCTCGCCGGCTACCAGACATGGCAAAGGGCATAGGACAATCAGTCCGAGAGTTTCGTAAAGGAATTAGGAATATGCAAACCGATATTTCCACGGCGGCAGAGTCAGAAGAGCAAGATAATGCGAACCAAAGTGATGTCACCACGGACAATAAAAGCTAGGCTTAGTAAAGCGCAATTCACTTTCAGCTTTGACCTTTATTGAACATATTGAAGAGCTAAGGAATCGCTTCTTAATTGTTTTGGGCGCATGGGTCGTGGGCTCAGGCATAGCGTTTGTATTCCGTGGCCGTCTTTTAACTTGGCTTAAGAACGCGATCCCTAGTCCGGCTGATGTAGAAGTAATATCCACTCGACTTCTGGAACCCTTCATGGTCAGCATGCAAACAGCAGCCTTCGCTGGGTTACTCTTTGCGTCACCAGTCGTACTTGGTCAGGTGTGGGGCTTTATTGCTCCTGGACTGTACAAACAAGAACGACGTTGGGCTGCCCCTTTTGTACTCATGTCTATGATTGCCTTCATTGGTGGGACCATGTTCGCTCGCTACCTGGTCTTACCCTTTGCTCTGCCAATTCTCCTCGGCTTCCTAGGACCTACAGTCACTACCTTCCTTTCGATAGGTGACTACATTTCGAAGATGCTTCTCTACATGACAGTTTTCGGATTTCTGTTTGAAATGCCCGTCCTAGGCTTCGTCCTTGCTAGGATTGGGTTAGTTAGGGCTGACCTGCTAACTAGGTACCGGCGCCACGCCATAGTCATAGGTGCTATTCTAGCGGCTCTAATCACTCCAACAGGCGACCCTGTAAACTTTCTCTTAGTAGCTGGTCCGCTTGTTGTCCTGTACGAGATAACCATACTCATCGTGCGTATTTCGCAACGAAAGGTAAAAGATGATAAATCAAATCGAGGATTTACGAGCCCAGATTGACGACCTCAACCTCGCCCTTCTAGAACTGC
Encoded here:
- a CDS encoding twin-arginine translocase TatA/TatE family subunit yields the protein MRIGPLGIWELLIILVVVLLIFGPRRLPDMAKGIGQSVREFRKGIRNMQTDISTAAESEEQDNANQSDVTTDNKS
- the tatC gene encoding twin-arginine translocase subunit TatC gives rise to the protein MTFIEHIEELRNRFLIVLGAWVVGSGIAFVFRGRLLTWLKNAIPSPADVEVISTRLLEPFMVSMQTAAFAGLLFASPVVLGQVWGFIAPGLYKQERRWAAPFVLMSMIAFIGGTMFARYLVLPFALPILLGFLGPTVTTFLSIGDYISKMLLYMTVFGFLFEMPVLGFVLARIGLVRADLLTRYRRHAIVIGAILAALITPTGDPVNFLLVAGPLVVLYEITILIVRISQRKVKDDKSNRGFTSPD